From Cellvibrio zantedeschiae, the proteins below share one genomic window:
- a CDS encoding PQQ-dependent sugar dehydrogenase produces MSAPSTLFQLPGDTSHWYVARQAGYILRFDNIASANQLTEVLNIDSKVDSGANEMGLLGVAPHPDFINNRYVFLYYTGRSANNDIETRIARYKVQTNGMFDLASELIILRFNRPFGNHLGGQIAFDQQGYLYIASGDGGSGGDPLNMGQNLNELLGKILRIDVDKTENGKNYAIPADNPFANTPNARAEIWAYGLRNPWRFSFDKTTNDLWVGDVGQSAWEEINLITRGGNYGWGEMEGDSCYSGRPQCSTANKIKPLYAISQNSGACSVIGGYVYRGAIYSAAYGKYFYTDYCEHTIRSITQNADNTLKHASYGSFPVSIVSFAQDNQGELLAIGQGSSGQQIYKLQAASVNTQAGSMANKLSDTGCVTKTKPIEAASGLIPYAVNSPLWSDGADKQRYLSLPNNTQITVASNGDFNFPIGSVLMKHFKFGEKFVETRLFTHSKTGWQGFSYEWNDAQTEATLLSGAKDKLVNNVNWHFPSAGQCLECHTSAAGFSLGLETKQLNSDLLYPATQKTANQLTTLAHIGMFSSPLTSEQKTEKLYSLSDTQATSSQKARSYLHTNCANCHQPNGPAPVNIDLRITASLTQMKVCNIAPTAGDLGIVNAKIVAAGDPQKSILLKRMQTTDNTQMPPLAHSVIDTQAVQVVSEWITSLQTCGADQ; encoded by the coding sequence GTGAGTGCGCCGTCCACTTTGTTTCAATTACCCGGGGATACTTCCCATTGGTATGTTGCGCGCCAGGCTGGCTATATATTGCGGTTTGACAATATTGCATCGGCCAATCAATTAACAGAAGTGTTGAATATCGATAGTAAAGTCGACTCCGGCGCTAACGAAATGGGGCTTCTTGGTGTTGCGCCTCATCCAGATTTTATTAACAACCGCTACGTATTTTTGTATTACACCGGGCGCTCGGCGAATAACGATATTGAAACGCGAATTGCGCGTTACAAGGTGCAAACTAATGGTATGTTTGATCTTGCATCTGAATTAATTATTTTGCGATTCAACCGTCCGTTTGGAAACCATTTGGGTGGCCAAATAGCCTTTGATCAGCAGGGCTATTTGTATATTGCTTCTGGTGATGGCGGCTCCGGCGGTGACCCCTTGAATATGGGGCAAAATCTAAATGAATTGCTAGGGAAAATTTTACGCATTGATGTCGATAAAACTGAAAACGGAAAAAATTACGCGATCCCGGCTGACAATCCTTTTGCAAACACCCCCAATGCGCGAGCAGAAATTTGGGCTTACGGTTTGCGCAACCCCTGGCGATTCAGCTTCGATAAAACGACTAATGATTTGTGGGTAGGTGATGTTGGCCAGAGCGCGTGGGAAGAAATTAATCTAATCACCCGCGGCGGAAATTATGGTTGGGGTGAGATGGAAGGCGATTCCTGTTACAGCGGACGGCCGCAGTGTTCAACCGCTAATAAAATAAAACCGCTTTATGCAATAAGCCAGAATTCGGGCGCGTGTTCGGTGATAGGTGGTTATGTTTACCGCGGTGCAATTTATTCGGCAGCCTACGGAAAATATTTTTACACAGATTATTGTGAGCACACCATAAGGTCCATTACCCAAAATGCAGATAACACCTTAAAACATGCATCTTATGGCAGTTTTCCGGTAAGCATTGTTTCGTTTGCGCAAGATAACCAAGGTGAATTATTGGCGATCGGGCAGGGCTCATCTGGTCAGCAAATTTATAAATTACAAGCGGCTTCTGTGAATACACAAGCGGGTTCCATGGCAAATAAATTATCAGATACGGGTTGCGTAACTAAAACTAAACCGATAGAAGCAGCCAGCGGATTAATTCCCTACGCAGTCAATAGTCCGCTCTGGTCCGACGGTGCCGATAAACAACGTTATTTAAGTTTGCCCAATAATACTCAGATCACCGTGGCGAGTAATGGCGATTTTAATTTCCCCATCGGCTCCGTGTTAATGAAGCATTTTAAATTCGGTGAAAAATTTGTAGAGACACGTTTATTTACACACAGCAAAACTGGTTGGCAGGGTTTCAGTTACGAATGGAATGATGCGCAAACCGAAGCAACTTTGTTAAGCGGTGCGAAAGACAAACTCGTAAACAATGTTAATTGGCATTTTCCCAGCGCGGGGCAATGCCTGGAATGCCATACCTCAGCAGCAGGTTTTTCGTTGGGGCTGGAAACGAAACAATTGAATAGCGATTTGCTTTATCCAGCAACTCAAAAAACCGCTAATCAACTCACCACGCTGGCGCACATTGGAATGTTTTCTTCGCCATTAACGAGTGAACAAAAAACCGAAAAACTATATTCGCTCAGCGATACCCAAGCTACCAGTTCGCAAAAAGCGCGCAGCTATCTACACACCAATTGCGCCAATTGTCATCAACCCAATGGTCCCGCGCCGGTGAATATTGATTTGCGGATAACTGCCTCACTAACGCAGATGAAAGTCTGCAACATAGCGCCAACAGCAGGTGACCTGGGAATTGTTAATGCGAAAATTGTGGCCGCTGGCGACCCCCAAAAATCCATTTTATTGAAGCGTATGCAGACCACAGATAACACCCAAATGCCGCCTTTGGCGCATTCGGTTATAGATACCCAAGCGGTACAAGTTGTAAGTGAGTGGATTACGAGCTTGCAGACCTGTGGGGCGGATCAATAA